GCAGGCAGGCTGTAAACCTCTGAACTgcctggaaggaaggagaaggcctGGCTGTTGTAGACAAGGCAGATAAGGAGGCCAGCCTCCTGGCTGCAGGCATCTGCAAGGcgtggtggcccaggcctttaatccctgaaTTCCAGAGGCTGAcactgagttcaaaaccagcctggtctacatagattctgtctcaagaaggttgaaaaagagcaaggaatcCAATGTATTAagagttttaaaaacatacttaggCTCTGGCCAGCACCCCCTGAGTGAGGCCTCAGAAAGGCTGGCAGGCCCAGCCTAACTTTACAGTGGCTTGGCTGGTAGGGACAGCACTGGGGGGACGGGGATTCTGAAAAGCACTTTATTGTAAGAAGAACCCTAACCTCTAGCGGTGGTTCCCTAGCCAGGTCCCTGACATAGGAGTAACCCTTAAGTGAGGCGACCAGGACATGTCTCCACTTATTAGAGATCGAGTCCATTCTTCACACAGGGACTGAACTGGAATGGGATCCTAGCCCTACCCTGCAGGTCCTACCTGCCCTCTCAAGCCTGTAGGCCTGGTTGTGGGATATTGGGAAGTATGTCTCAAGGGTCTTTGGGTATGTGGTGAACCCGTGCTGAAGGTGGTTGTTTGGGATCCTAGCCCCAGTGGGCATTGGTAACTTGTTTTCCTGAAGCAGAGAGACCCAGAGTAACTGGGTGCTGATCAGGTGCCTCCACAGGGTTAGAAAGCATCCGTAAGACCCAGCCTGGGTGGACTGTGGAGATGGCCTCAGCATAACCTCTCCTgttcatacacagaaaaaaggTTCAGCCCCTCAAATGGAGGCCTCAGAGAGGGTTGGCGAACACCCCAACTTAAAACAGccggcggggctggagagatggctcagaggttaagagaggtcctgagttcagttctggaCAACTacaaggctcacaaccacctacaatgagatctggtgccctcttctggtagacagggatacatgcagagagaacactgtatacataataaataaataaataaatccttaaaaacaacaataaaacaggtggcctgggggagggggctagGCGTAGCCGCAGAGGCCCAAGTAGGAATCGATGGGAGTGGCCTGGGCGAGCCCAGAGAGGCCTGGGAACAACACTCAAGAGgcgggtgcgtgtgtgtgtgtgggtgggtgggtgggtggggtaagGGGTAGGCTGCTAGGCAACCGGGTGCCACGCAGCTACAGGAGCCCGTGCGTTGCCTTGGCGGAAGTGACGCAATGTTGCCAGGCGGCTGTTGCTAGGCGTCGTGATGCGTGTCTTGCGTAGGACAGCGTCAGCCGAGGCGGGAAGCGCGAGCTGGGGCGCCATGGCCGGAGGTGGCGGTGCGCGCCCGGCGCACTGTCGTCTGGTCTCGCGTTCTGGGAGTTCCGGGCTGGAGGTCCCCCCTGCGTCACTGACCATTCCTCGCGCGGAAGCCCGTCCCGCTGGCGGAGGCGAAAGGTCGCGGCGCGCTGCCCTAGACCGGTGCTCGGGAGGCGTCCCTTCCCCTGCAGCTTGGCAGCACCCCTTCCTCAACGTATTCAGACACTTCAGGGTGGATGAGTGGAAACGGTCCAGCAAAGAGGGAGATGTGGCCGTGGTGACGGTACTGCCCGGGGGCCCTCCTGCTCCTGAGCCATCTTCGGGTGGGCACTCTGAGTGTCCTCCAGCTTTGCGCTGTGTGCAGCTCCTCTCTCTTTCTAGGACAAGGTCCTGAAGAGCGCCGTGTATCGCATCCGTGGGTCTGTTTCTTCCAGCAACTACATTCAGCTCCCCAGAACCAGCACCCAGTCTCTGGGGCTGACTGGGCGGTACCTGTATGTACTTTTCCGGCCCCTGCCTACCAAGCACTTCGTTATCCACCTGGATGTGTCCACCGAGGTGCTCAGATTGGAAGGAGGGCTGTGTGGTTTTGCTGCTGTTTATTCCCCCGGAATCTCCATCTAATGGCCTCGCTCTGCCTCACAGGACGGCCAGGTCATCCGTGTGTCTTTCTCCAACCTCTTTAAGGAGTTCAAgtcctctgccacatggcttcagTTCCCCTTTGTCTTCGAGACGAAGACGTCCAGAAGAGGTGGTGACACCTGGTTCAGGAGAGACAGCTTGAAAGCCTAGAATGGGATGGTGCAGGCCCAGCTGGGCTTGCGTGTGGCCTTGAGGACTGCTGGGGTCTGGGGCTGAGAGGGTTGCCACTGTGGAAACGGGGACACAAAACGAGCGGTACTGATGTTGCACCTGTCATACAGACCTGGCAGGTGTAGCTCCTCCTGACGTCCGCTGGACCTGCCTGCAGCTGGACCTGCATGACATTTTGATGTTCTATCTGAACCGGCACTATGGCCACCTCAAGAGCATCAGGCTGTGTGCCAGCCTATTAGTCAGAAACCTCTACACCAGTGATCTGTGCTTTGACCCCGGTAAGGCCCGCACTTCATGCTCCATCCTCATTAGAAGGCTGGAACCCTCCCCCAGCAGATGAGAGCCATACACCAAATGGCCTCAGTTCTAGAAGAAGCGTTGGGGCGGGCTGGTGGCCCAGCATCCACTGGCAGATGCCTGGTGTTGCATCTTGCCTGGATGGGAAAGGACAGGACAAACTCCCCTTGATCTAGAACAGCCCTGATCATTTTAGCTGTCACTGCCACTGAGGCCCGGCGTGCAAAGCTGCCTGTCAACCCCGTACCTCGAGAAATGGCCTTCCCAGTGCCAAAAGGGGAGAGCTGGCATGACCATTACATCCACGTTCGGTGAGCATTTCTGAACCTCTGGTGGTGAGTGGCCAAGGTAACCTTCAGCCCCACATACTGATTTTGCCTCTGCCTATGTTTGCCACCCATGAGGTTTCCAAGCGATGGCTCAAAAGCGCCTTATGAGCAGGTTGAGAAGAGCTGCCCCCCTCCAGAGGCAGGTAGGCTCGTGGCACTACATGGTGCATAGGGCTTGCTGGGAACAGGATCAGGGGATCCTGAGACGGGTTCAGTAGTGTGGAGATTGTAGCTGTTGTGGGCCCGGGGCAGCCTGGAGGTAGGCACAGAGAAGGGCCTAGCTGATGGTCATGTGAGCTTCCAGAACCACATGTAAGGTCTGTGCAAGCGGCAGCTGATCCTCAAGCTTTCCAGTTGGGAGGGGAGCTGCAGGGTCTGGGATAGAATGATGCAGTGTTTCTGGTGTGGTGTCCATAGAAGGGGGGGGCACCCCTTCCTGcacctctgctggcctcctgCAGACCCACTCTGGCTCTTTGCTCTGTTGCAGTCTTCTTAGGGCATGTGTCACGGCGTCCACCTCATCCAGTGGTCTTTGGCAAACCTTTGCTGAGCCGTGGGTCCCCTGTGGCCCAGATCTCTGGTCCCATATTGGTGAGTGCACTTGGGAAGGGCTAGGGAGCGGTGGCCCTAGGGTGCTGATGGCACATGTTCTGCTGCAGCCCTGCCAGGTCCCCCCAGCACCCAGACTCCTTCCAGAGGTCAGCCTGACCTACAAGCATCCAGAGGTCTCCAGTGTCCGTGCCTCCAGCATCCCTGGCCCACGTCCTTCAGCCTGGGACGAGGCCACTGATGCACACGCAGTGGTCAGGGGTAAACATGTACTTGCTGACAAATTGTCTGGGGTGCCCATGGCCCTTGAGGACCTCGGCTCCTGTAAGGTGAGTGCCCATCAGAAGGCATTTGGGCATTGGTGAGATGAGGTGCTGGCATTGGCAGGGTATGGCGTGAGTTCCTCGAATCTcattttgcattttctatttCAGCTCTTCCTCCCAGACCCAGTCCTGAGGCTCAAGGGAGTCATCGGTTTTGGGGGTCACAGCACCCAGTGGGTGAGGTTCTGAGGTCGTTGCCAGGCCTGTTCCCATTGGCTGGCGTGAGGGAGTTTTTGGAAAGGACAGATTCCTAGTCCTGTCTCGGGTCCTTTATTCTCTGTGCTCCTCAAGAAGCCCTGCCCTGTCCACATCTACTCATTCCTGTGTGGGCAAGTGGGGGTCAGGTCATGGTGTCCTCTGTTCATTTGGCAAGGTCTGACAGGTAATGACTGGACTAAAGGGCTCCCCAAGACCCAATAGCTCTGggtgacatctttttttttttttttttttttttttttttttttttttaagatttatttatttatgtattttgtgtgtgagtgctctgtcttcatgcacactagAAGAAGGTTCTGATCCCATTccagatagatggttgtgagccaccatgtagttgctgggaattgaactcaggacctctggaaaagcagtcaagtgctcttaactgctgagccatctctccagcctgggttacatcttaaaaatatattttttttaagtttattttatgtgtatgagtgtttggcctgcatgtacatatgtgtccTGCAAGTGctggaaggtcagaagagggcattggatacccAGGAACTGAGTTATAGAGTTAGTTGTGagctgtgatgtgggtgctgagaactgaaccctggCTCTCTGTAAAAGCAACAAGTGCCTTATACGGCTGAGTCTCCAGCCCCATAAAgatttgtttctgtgtatgtgtgtgcgcaaaagccctcagagatcagaaaaggacatcagatcccctggacaagagttacaggcagttgtgagtcaccacgtgggtgcttggaacagaacttgagtcctctgcaggagtagtTAGCCCCCtttcctgctgagctgtctctccagccccagttacaTCTTTAGACCTTCTGTGAGTGGAGCTTTCTCAGACCCAGACTAGACCTGTTGGAATGGGCTGTGATGTGGAATGTTGGCTCCAGCATATGCATGGGCTTCTAGGGAAAGCCTCAGCTAGAAAGGAGTAGtgtttccctccttcctgcccaccaAGGACCCTGGGCACTCACCAGGCCTTTCTGGGGAGGATCTCTGAGCCTTTGATCTTTTGCTACCAAGATTGCCAATCTCTTAATGCTGAAGGGCCTTAGTTGTCTTTTCCACAAATGCCTGTGATGGGAGGGACAGATGTGTCTCTGGGTGGCcagatgcctgtgtgtgtgtgtgtgtgtgtgtgtgtgtgtgtgtgtgtgtgtgtgtgtttgcgcttGTGCGCGCTCACGTGCCAGCTTCCCCTTCTAAGCAGCCAAGATGGACTTGGCTGGGTTTCTGTGGGTGACTTTGGTTCTGGCCTTCATGTGCTAGGCCCTGTGGACCAAAGATGGCGAGTCTGTTGTTTACCCCTGCCACGCAGTCATCGTCGTCCTACACGTTGATACTAGACAGCAGAGATTTTTCCTTGGCCACACAGACAAGGTACCTGCCCCCTGGGCCTGGGTGGGGAGAGCTGAACCTACCGGCTGTATACCCTTCTTCTTTATTATGTTTCCCCAGGTCTCTGCCCTGGCACTTGATGGGAATGATACCCTGCTAGCCTCAGCCCAAGTGCAGCCTCCCAGCATGGTGCGTCTCTGGGACTTCCAGACTGGGGGATGCCTGTCCCTCTTCCGAAGCCCACTGCACACCATCTGCTCCCTCAGGTGCGGCAGCCTTGGGACAGGGCAACggcagtgggagtggggggtgctCAGAGGCTGCTGACCTCATCTTCCACATCCACAGCTTCTCCGGCAGTGGGGCGCTGCTCTGCGGAGTGGGCAAGGACAAGCACGGGAAGACGGTAATGTCACCAAAACTGGTGCAGGAGGTGGGCCTGCCGCTTGGAGAGTGAGCTCCACCCAGCCTCTGCTTTTAacgcttttgtttatgtttgtgtctgtttatTAAAGTGCTACGCATGCCTTGCTttaagatggggctggagaagctgggcagtggtggcacacgcctttaatcccagcactcgggaggcagagccaggtggatctctgtgagttcgaggccagcctgggctaccaagtgagtcccaggaaaggctcaaagctacacagagaaacactgtctcgaaaaacaaaaaaacaaaaaaacaaacaaacaaacaaacaaaaaaaaaagatggggctggagagatgactctggttaagagcacaggctgttttTCCAGAGCCCCCGGgttcatttccaaataatcaacaTGGCGGCTCACGATTGTCTGGATTcccccagtcccaggggatccaatgccttcttctggcctctatgggcactgcttATACATATATTTAGACAAACActaaagtacataaaataaaaataaaatcttttttaaaaaagagagagtcaAGATGGGCTGGGTGGGTGAcacattccttttgttttgtttgagacagggtttctctgtaatagccctggctatcctggaacttgtgctgtagacctggctggcctcgaactcacagggatcctcttaccgctctctgcctctgagtactgggtTTAAAGCCCTagccttggggaggcagaggcaggtgggcgtGTGtctaggccagtatggtctacagagtgagctccaggccagctagggctacacactCTAAATCTGTATTTCAATGTTTCGTGGGCAGTCAGCTGCTCTGAAGTGACCCAGTGCTTCAATGTGGActgcctctgaatgctgggactcCCATCCAGGGCCTCCCTCACACGTTAGACAGTTAATTGCCTTGCCACTGAAATATTCCCAGCCTCAGTCAGATGTTTTGCGTACATCTGTAGACAGCTTCAGTTGCACTGTGCAGACTTGACATCCAGGGACAGATTCTGTGTCGGGGGAAAGCCTCTGGCTCTTGAGGGCCTGGAGCCTCAACTAGGCCTTTCACTTCAGGGCAGGGCCAGGCAAAGATCTCACAGAGCTGAtgtctgcacctggagctcaTTGTGGGTTTgttgcaggtggtggtggcctggGGCACAGACCAGGTGGGCCTTGGTGGCGAGGTAGCGGTTCTTGCAAAGGTGCACACTGATTTTGATATTCAGAGCTTCCGGATTGCCTTTTTTGATGAAACCAGGTGATGTGGCCAGGCTGTATGGTACTGGGACAGGGTTTGTTGGGCCTTGCGCCCCTCTGCTCCACCTTGCTTACTCCTCCATGCCTACAGGATGGCGTCCTGTGGTAGGGGCAGTGTGCGGCTGTGGCGCCTGCGGGGTGGTGCCCTGCGCTCCTGTGCTGTAGACCTAGGGGAGTACTGTACGCTGGAGCTCACTGACCTTGCCTTTGCACAGGCCCCGGATGGCCACCGGGCGCCCTCGGCCAGCATACTGTGAGTGCCTGCCTTTGCTGTTACAGCCCACCCTCAAGGTACCTTGAGTACTCTGCCTCATCTGTTGCCTTCCTTGGGCAGCTTTGTGTGTAGCCACAGCGGCCACATTCTGGAGATTGACCACCAGCACATGGCTGTGCATCACATCCGCCGCCTGCTGCCCGCACAGCCCCCTGCTGTCCCGCTCACCGAGAAGCAGGACTTCAGCTTAGGTAAGTGGGCCCCCGTCCCTGGGGGAAGTGACGACACACTGAGGTGCTGATGCCTGCCCTTCCCAGGGTCCGGCATTGCCATCAGCAGCCTCAGCGTCTCTACTGCCACGTGTGCCGTGGGCTCTGAGGATGGCTACCTGCGACTCTGGCCCCTGGACTTTTCCTCGGTGCTCCTAGAGGCCGGTGAGACTGCGGATGTCTCTGTCCTAGCTTGGGGAGGGCTGGCCCTGCCGCAGGGGAGGTTGGGATCCTCTGGCTCTGGTTTGGGCTACACTGTTCTTGGTCTGGACAGGGAGTTGTGAGGTCGGGGCTGTCCTGAGTCTGCTGTCTGTCACTACAGTGCTGGGTTCACAGGGGCTTTGGGGGCAGTGGCTAGTGGGCGGGATACTCTCAAAACCCTGGTGACCCCGGCAGCAACAGAACATGTGGTCTGTGCCTTGGGACCTCAGTGCCCACAGAGTGTGGTGTGAGCTTTCTTGAGTTGGTTCTGGAACTTGCTGGGTCCCGGAGGCTGCTGACCCATCCTTCCCACAGAGCACGACGGCCCTGTCGGTTCGGTCTCCTTCAGTCCCGATGGCCTGCGTGTGCTGTCCACCACCACCTCAGGCCACCTGGGCTTCCTGGACGTCCCCTCCCGGGAGTACACGGTGCTGGCCCGCTCCCACATGGCCCCGGTGCTGGCGCTGTCTACAGAACAGAACCGGGGACAGATGGCCACTGTGTCCCTTGACCACACTGTTCGCATCTGGGATCTGGCTACCCTCCAACAGGTGGGCAGTGGCCAAAGGCAGTCGGGCTAGGGCCAGATGCCACACTGAGAGGCTCTGGGCAGGGGGACTCACAGGGAGTTTGACCCTTCCAGCCCAGTCTCTGGAACTCGGTGTTAAAATCACATAGGGTACCCTTGCCTCTCGGGTTCTCTgggcccctcccacccacccttcaTGGTGGCCTCCCCCTCCAGCTGTATGACTTCTCGTCCCCTGGTGAAAGCCCTTGTGCCGTCGCTTTCCACCCCACATCGCCAAACTTCTTCTGTGGCTTCAGCAGTGGGGCTGTACGCTCCTTCAGCCTGGAGGACTCTGGAGTCCTGGTAGAACACACGTGAGTGCCCCCAGGGGACCCGGGCTTGCACACCAGCAGTGAGTGTGGAGGCTGAGGAGCTCTGTGGGACCCCGAGTGGGGAGGACCCTTTGCAGGAAAGCCAGTGCCCCGTGAAGCCCATCTTAGCTCCCAGGACCGAGGTCAGTGAGTGTCCCGTGTGTGGTGCAGGCGACACCGAGGGGCCATCACCAGCCTGGTCATCACCCCTGACGGCAGATTCCTGTTCAGCTCCTGCTCTCAGGGCTCCCTGGTCCAGTACAACTGTGCCGTCTCCCGATGCTGCGTCCTACGTGTGGCAGGTCAGGCTCCTAGCCATTCCCACTGGCTCCACGCACTGCGGAAACCTGTCTTAGTTAGCTTCCCATTGCTGTGGTGAAGACCACGACCAAGAGCGACTCGGGGAAGAGGGTTTATTCATGCCACAGCTTACACTCCCTCCAGGGAAGGCGGGACAGGAGATTGAGGGGGGGAGCTGAAGCAAATGCCATGAAGGAGGACTGCTCACTAGCTTGCTGCCCggggcttgctcatcctgctttctcacACAGCCAGGATCACCTGCCCGAAAGTGGCACTGTCAggatgggctgggccttcctatGTCAGTCACTAATCAAAGACATGTTCCGCCGGGCatgcaggcagagctctgtgagttcgaggccagcctggtctacagagtgagatccaagacaggctcagagctacacagagaaaccctgcattgaaaaaccaaaggaaggaaggaaggaaggaaggagggagggagggagggagggaggaaggaaggaaggaaggaaggaaggaaggaaggaaggaaggaaggaaagaaaatgtccccacagaggccagcctggtctacagattgagatccaggacaggctcagagctacacagagaaaccctgcattgaaaaaccaaaggaaggaaggaaggaaggaaggaaggaaggaaggaaggaaggaaggaaggaaggaaagaaaatgtccccacagaggccagcctggtctacagattgagatccaggacaggctcagagctacacagagaaaccctgccttaaaaccaaaggaaggagggagggagggagggagggagggagggagaaaggaaggaaggaaggaaggaaggaaggaaggaaggaaggaaggaaggaaggaaggaaggaaggaaagaaggaaagaaaatgtccccacagattTCCTTATAGGCAGGTCTGATAGAGGCATGTTCTCAGTTGacgttccctcttcccagatgatcttTGCTGTTTCGAGTTTACAAAAATATCTAACTAGAGCAGGACATTGCTTCCACACTCAGGGCCTATGTAATGCTATGTGCCAAGGAGGGGTCTCTGAACCCTCTTCACAAGCCAAGGGTCAGTAAGGGTCTGTGCCTACTCCACTGTAGAAGGTGGGCAGCCTGGGCACCAGGAAAGGAGAGACCCGTTAAAAGGGCATCTATGCCTTTGATGATCCTCCTTGACTTATGCCTGCCTGATCATGGCCTGTGAGAACTGGTGAGCTCAAGTGCATGTTTTGTGGAAGCTGTAGAGGGCCTGTGTACGCTGCAGGGGGGATGGGATTAAATGTCTCCCGTCACACCTGCTGACCCACTGCTCTGTGCCGCTGCAGCCAACACGGTATATCAGGATGGCCGCCCCAACCCCAGTATTCTGGCAGTCAGTGGAGACAGCTGCCGGCTGGCCTTTGTGGGCCCCTCTAAGTGCATGGTGACAGTCATGGAGTCAGCCTCCTTGGACGAGGTGAGTGTGGGACCTCCTAGGTCAGGGCTTCTGCCTGGCTAGATGGAGTATAAAGTGGTCCAGGGGTAGGTGAGAGACTGCAGTTGCTCAGGAGCAGTCGCAGGCCTATCTACGATGCTAAGGGATCCTGGGCTCACCATGCTCCAAAAGGTCAGCTTCCTATGTGGGGCTATGCCTGGGTACCCAGGAGGTGCCACTACCTGAAGCCACTTCCCTCCCAAGCTCTGGGTGGTGCCcactaaacctggagctggaGCCTTAGTGGTCACTTGTCCCTCCAGCTACTACATGTTGACGTCAGCACCCTAAACCTGGCCAGCAACCACCTGGACTGGGCTGTGGCCGTCTGCTTCAGCCCTGGGGACTCAGGCCATCTGCTGGTGTCCACATCCTCTAACAAGATTGTGGTACTGGATGCTGTGTCGGGACACGCTCTCCGGAAGGTGAGTCATGGGACTGTAGGCAGCCGGCCTGCGGATCCTTCGCTGTTCCTGCAGCCTGGCCCCCAGTGCCCACGGCGCCACCACAAAGGGGCGTCTTTGAGAGAACTGTATTCTAGTTTTCCAGTGTCCGCTCCAGAGCCtgctcctctctggctcttagtGAGGATTCGAGTTTGCTGCTGGCAGCCACTGGCCGGACCATTACAGTGTGGGATTACCCAGCACAGGGAAACTCTGGGTGCCAGGTATGTGCTGTGGGCAGCAAGAGGCTGAGGAGCCCCGTGGAGGATcaagggagggaaggcagggactGGAAGGATGGAAGGTGATGTGCAGAACcctctgcctgctgaggccaAATGCTACATGGGGATACCTAGATCCTGGGAGCACACGATCCTGGACATGCTCCGGGTCCACAGGGATGTGACGCTTGCTCTCCCTAGGTATACATTGGCCACTCTGAGCCTGTGCGTGCTGTAGCCTTCACCCCTGATCAGCAGCAGGTCCTCAGCGTGGGGGACGCCATCTTCCTCTGGGATGTCCTGGCCGCCCCTGAGAGGCAAGTGTCTGCCCTTCACCATGTCTGCGTGGGCCTTCtgctggctggcccctgacaccttttcttcttctcagtgACCCAAGTGAACCTGGGGCCCCCCCAGTCCATGAGGCCGGTGAGTGACCCAGGCTTAGCTGGAGGGTGCAGCAGCGTTAGTTGGTGTGGAGCTGACACTGGGTTGGGCATCCTCTCCCATGCCTGATGTGTCTGTCGTCACCACAGAGACTGCCTCCCTAACAGACGGATCGGATATGTCCAGCCCTTatacagtctttctgtcttcaGGCTCCAGTGCAGGACAGCTGGAGGACCTGGCATCTGGGGCCTGTGGACTCCCACGACAGCAAGTGCCCATACCATCTCTGGCATCCCCATCCCCACTGGGTGTCCATGACAGGCCCTTTGAAGGCAGCGCTGGTAATGCTTGGGTCCTGGGCAGGTCTGGGTGTACATGGGCTCCGTGTGTACCTTGGTGCTGATTCTGGAGTGATGTCAGGCCAGGtagctgttttcttcttcttctttttttctttcaagacagggtctcacgataaagctctgtagaccaggctggcctcgaactcaccgagatctgcttGTCAGGATTAAAGCCATGGGCCACCATATCTAGCTGTTTCCCTCTTCTTGTTGGCTCTAACCTAGGCACCTTCTCCACATCGGATGAGGAAGGGCCCTGTGAGGAAAACCATGTTTCTGAGGCATTCCTTCAGGCCCAGGCGCCGACCCCACCTGTGCTCCTGGAGAGGGAGGCCAGTGGAGCGGGGGATGGTCCTCGGGAGGCTGCAAAGGGCTCTTGGGCACCAGCTGCAGCTCCTTATCACCGCAGCCAGACCGGTAAGCAGGTGGCCCCAGGCAGGGAGAGGCCTCTGTCAGGGCAGTTTGGGGCTTGTGGTGATCTTTCCTGAAAGATGAATTGAGGTCACCTCCAGGACTCTGGGGATCCTGTGTACCTCCGGTGGGTGGAACACAGCTCTCGGTCTAGCGGGGTTGGGAGGCTTTGTGTCTGGGAAGGGGTCTCAGATGGTAGTGGGCTGTTCCTAtggcctcctccttctcctctcaggTGAATGGAGCCTTTGGAGAGTCAAGGCTGGGCTCCCAACCCGTCCGGACTCCTACAAGCACTTCACAGCTCGATATAAGGCCTCTACACGGGTCAAGGTTGGCATCACACCATACTGCCACTCTGGGGTTTCTGAGAGTCCTCCTCTCTGGTGAATGTGggcctcccagccttccctgggGTCTCTTGGGTCTTGTTCCCAGAGGGGTAGCTCTCACTCCATCCTGCGTCCACACACCCTCCATCCTGCAGCATATGTACTCAGCCTGCTGGTGCTCTGCTGATCCTCCCTCTGTCGCACAGTGCTGCCCCTCTCTGGCCCCTCCACACTCCAGGATCATCAAGTTGCTAGTTCCTGTGGCTCCATGTGTCCCACCCGTCTCCCTGTTATACCCTGGGTCCCTTACCTGACCGCTGTGTATCTCCAGCCAGCTTCCCCATGTAGTTTTGGGGCCAGCTGTGCTGATGGCCAGCTTTCCGGGTCTGCTTCCTTGTAGAGtgtctccttccctcctgctGGCAGGGAGCAGCTGCGCCTGAAGGCCGTTGTGG
This Peromyscus maniculatus bairdii isolate BWxNUB_F1_BW_parent chromosome 8, HU_Pman_BW_mat_3.1, whole genome shotgun sequence DNA region includes the following protein-coding sequences:
- the Wdr90 gene encoding WD repeat-containing protein 90; the encoded protein is MRVLRRTASAEAGSASWGAMAGGGGARPAHCRLVSRSGSSGLEVPPASLTIPRAEARPAGGGERSRRAALDRCSGGVPSPAAWQHPFLNVFRHFRVDEWKRSSKEGDVAVVTDKVLKSAVYRIRGSVSSSNYIQLPRTSTQSLGLTGRYLYVLFRPLPTKHFVIHLDVSTEDGQVIRVSFSNLFKEFKSSATWLQFPFVFETKTSRRDLAGVAPPDVRWTCLQLDLHDILMFYLNRHYGHLKSIRLCASLLVRNLYTSDLCFDPAVTATEARRAKLPVNPVPREMAFPVPKGESWHDHYIHVRFPSDGSKAPYEQVEKSCPPPEAVFLGHVSRRPPHPVVFGKPLLSRGSPVAQISGPILPCQVPPAPRLLPEVSLTYKHPEVSSVRASSIPGPRPSAWDEATDAHAVVRGKHVLADKLSGVPMALEDLGSCKLFLPDPVLRLKGVIGFGGHSTQWALWTKDGESVVYPCHAVIVVLHVDTRQQRFFLGHTDKVSALALDGNDTLLASAQVQPPSMVRLWDFQTGGCLSLFRSPLHTICSLSFSGSGALLCGVGKDKHGKTVVVAWGTDQVGLGGEVAVLAKVHTDFDIQSFRIAFFDETRMASCGRGSVRLWRLRGGALRSCAVDLGEYCTLELTDLAFAQAPDGHRAPSASILFVCSHSGHILEIDHQHMAVHHIRRLLPAQPPAVPLTEKQDFSLGSGIAISSLSVSTATCAVGSEDGYLRLWPLDFSSVLLEAEHDGPVGSVSFSPDGLRVLSTTTSGHLGFLDVPSREYTVLARSHMAPVLALSTEQNRGQMATVSLDHTVRIWDLATLQQLYDFSSPGESPCAVAFHPTSPNFFCGFSSGAVRSFSLEDSGVLVEHTRHRGAITSLVITPDGRFLFSSCSQGSLVQYNCAVSRCCVLRVAANTVYQDGRPNPSILAVSGDSCRLAFVGPSKCMVTVMESASLDELLHVDVSTLNLASNHLDWAVAVCFSPGDSGHLLVSTSSNKIVVLDAVSGHALRKFSSVRSRACSSLALSEDSSLLLAATGRTITVWDYPAQGNSGCQVYIGHSEPVRAVAFTPDQQQVLSVGDAIFLWDVLAAPESDPSEPGAPPVHEAGSSAGQLEDLASGACGLPRQQVPIPSLASPSPLGVHDRPFEGSAGTFSTSDEEGPCEENHVSEAFLQAQAPTPPVLLEREASGAGDGPREAAKGSWAPAAAPYHRSQTGEWSLWRVKAGLPTRPDSYKHFTARYKASTRVKSVSFPPAGREQLRLKAVVGYNGNGRANMVWRPNTGFFAYTCGRLVVVEDLHSGTQQHWLGHPQEISTLALNQDGQVLASASCCGNTAARCQIRIWDVPKGLCQHVLSHHDTAVQALAFSPDDEFLVTLGDYADLTLALWSMATYELLSSTRLPEPVHGVAFNPWDANELISVGTSAITFWLLQHHGTDTSFQVHREPVPEELRTSELTSLCYGASPLLYCGSSSGQVCVWDTGTGRCFLAWEADEGEIGVLLCSGSRLVSGSNTRRLRLWAVGVVPELRRKGSSARSSSVLMERELTLDGAVVSASFDSGMDMGVVGTTAGTLWYISWTEGTSTRLISGHRSKVNEVVFSPSESHCATCGEDGSVRVWSLASMELVIQFQVLNQSCLCLAWTPPSCGRPEQQQVVAGYSDGTLRVFSISRTAMELKMHPHRTALTAIAFSTDGQTILSGDKDGLVAISRPCTGMTFRVLSDHRGAPISAIQSTSKEYEDLGVEGGELWLAASGDQRVSIWASDWLRDRCELLEWLSFPAPATSEALGLLPPSLAAFCPWDRATLVCVGLGAHEEVLFYSLRQKQVVQKTPLPFFAMSLSLSPGAQLMVVGFAECMLRLLDCVSGTAQDFEGHDDSVHLCRFTPSGKLLFTAAHNEILVWEVTSP